One region of Haloprofundus salilacus genomic DNA includes:
- a CDS encoding HalOD1 output domain-containing protein produces MITPGPNAETYRRHSGERPSDTVVRAVADAVDVDQLSLPPLFDSLDPDALDDILNDSLDLFDRPGGRVVEFHYAGSSVAACDDGRVVVQSY; encoded by the coding sequence TTGATTACCCCAGGGCCGAACGCGGAAACCTACCGAAGACACAGCGGCGAACGACCGAGCGACACCGTCGTCCGGGCCGTCGCCGACGCCGTCGACGTCGACCAACTCTCTTTGCCGCCGCTGTTCGACTCGCTCGACCCCGACGCACTCGACGACATTCTGAACGACTCGCTCGATCTGTTCGACCGACCCGGCGGTCGTGTCGTCGAGTTTCACTACGCCGGGTCGTCCGTCGCCGCGTGCGACGACGGGCGAGTCGTCGTCCAGTCGTACTGA
- a CDS encoding helix-turn-helix domain-containing protein: protein MTLYAEFSLPAEALPFGPVLAAASDVRIELVRVIPTRPDVFPYFRVTGADEAVIVDVLATHDAFESVTVLGDDGDGTLFQSRWTPAGDDVLAGFACLDVALLSAVGTTDGWTFKCRAPTRDCLSAFQAHCQSHDVPLELRQLRRLRERRTRTEGLTDAQRETLLLAFHRGYFDVPRQTSLDSLAEEFDISRQAVADRLRRGYRNLIRRTLIEH from the coding sequence ATGACTCTCTACGCCGAGTTTTCCCTCCCGGCCGAAGCACTTCCTTTCGGGCCGGTTCTCGCGGCGGCGTCCGACGTAAGAATCGAACTCGTTCGCGTCATCCCGACGAGACCGGACGTGTTTCCGTACTTCCGGGTCACCGGCGCCGACGAGGCGGTGATCGTCGACGTGCTCGCCACCCACGACGCCTTCGAGAGCGTCACCGTCCTCGGCGACGACGGCGACGGAACGCTGTTTCAGAGCCGTTGGACCCCCGCCGGCGACGACGTTCTCGCGGGCTTCGCCTGTCTCGACGTCGCACTTCTCAGCGCGGTCGGGACGACCGACGGCTGGACGTTCAAATGTCGAGCGCCCACGCGGGACTGCCTCTCGGCGTTTCAAGCCCACTGCCAGAGCCACGACGTGCCGCTCGAACTCCGGCAGTTGCGACGCCTCCGCGAACGACGTACGCGGACCGAAGGTCTCACCGACGCGCAGCGAGAGACGCTCTTGCTCGCTTTCCACCGGGGGTACTTCGACGTTCCCCGACAGACGTCGCTCGACTCGCTCGCCGAGGAGTTCGATATCAGCAGACAGGCCGTCGCCGACCGTCTCCGCCGCGGCTACCGAAATCTGATTCGGCGGACGCTTATCGAGCACTGA
- a CDS encoding ABC transporter permease translates to MEAGDDGGPRTASGQRRVTVSDWLESRALTLVAVATGVVLVVLFYYPVATVFVEAVVVDGALSFEPLREVLTSRFYLVEIIGFTAYQAALSTVASVALGLPGAWVLSRFEFRGRKTLRSLTILPFVLPSIMVAIGFVATFGANGTLNRLLSTVGLGQVSLLYTLPAIIVAHAFYNAPLVTRMTTAAWESIDARTVETARSLGASPTRAFLDVVVPQLLPAILVSATLTFVFTFASFPIVLALGGLQYATIEVFVYYRVQQLAYADAAALAVVETAVSLGLTYAYLRYEARQQTAAFAAGARPAPRKRLIPRSFRRLSAKDALSRVAAFGYGVVVLLVFVAPVASMLLSSVTAPDGSLTARYYEFLLQRQATATEFQVSPLPAVLNSLLFGVGTLLLALPMGVVMAVLTTRRYRGRKLVDALSMAPLAVSGIVVGLGLLRGLVFGVEAFGYRFTVAGAVAIVAAHSVSAYPFVTRNVAPLLGNLDPRLVESARSLGASRTRALWDVELPLVAAGVVAGAAFAFAISVGEFDATVILATGSNSYTMPVAVERYLGRRLGPATAMGCILLFVTSLSFVVIERFGGRSRGV, encoded by the coding sequence ATGGAGGCGGGCGACGACGGCGGGCCACGGACGGCGTCCGGACAGCGACGCGTCACGGTCTCCGACTGGCTCGAATCCCGCGCGCTGACGCTCGTCGCCGTCGCGACTGGCGTCGTCCTCGTCGTGCTGTTCTACTACCCGGTGGCGACGGTGTTCGTCGAGGCCGTCGTCGTCGACGGCGCACTGTCGTTCGAACCGCTTCGCGAGGTTCTCACGTCGCGGTTCTACCTCGTCGAGATAATCGGTTTTACCGCGTATCAGGCCGCGCTGTCGACCGTCGCCAGCGTCGCGCTCGGCCTCCCGGGGGCGTGGGTGCTGTCGCGCTTCGAGTTCCGCGGCCGCAAGACGCTTCGCTCCCTGACGATCCTCCCGTTCGTCCTCCCCTCTATCATGGTCGCTATCGGCTTCGTCGCCACCTTCGGTGCGAACGGGACGCTTAACCGCCTTCTCTCAACGGTCGGTCTCGGTCAGGTGAGCCTGTTGTACACACTTCCGGCGATCATCGTCGCGCACGCATTCTATAACGCGCCGCTCGTGACGCGGATGACGACGGCGGCGTGGGAGAGTATCGACGCGCGGACCGTGGAGACGGCGCGGAGTCTGGGTGCGTCGCCGACGCGGGCGTTTCTCGATGTGGTCGTTCCGCAACTGCTCCCCGCGATTCTCGTCTCGGCGACGCTGACGTTCGTCTTCACCTTCGCCTCGTTTCCCATCGTGTTGGCGCTCGGCGGCCTCCAGTACGCGACCATCGAGGTGTTCGTCTACTACCGCGTCCAACAACTGGCGTACGCCGACGCGGCGGCGCTGGCCGTCGTCGAGACGGCCGTCTCGCTCGGTCTCACCTACGCCTACCTCCGCTACGAGGCCCGCCAGCAGACCGCCGCGTTCGCCGCAGGTGCGCGTCCGGCGCCCCGAAAACGGTTGATTCCGCGGTCGTTCCGTAGATTGTCCGCGAAAGACGCGCTCTCGCGCGTCGCCGCCTTCGGCTACGGCGTCGTCGTGCTACTCGTCTTCGTCGCTCCCGTCGCCAGCATGCTGCTTTCGAGCGTCACCGCGCCCGACGGATCGCTCACGGCGCGCTACTACGAATTCCTGCTCCAGCGGCAGGCGACGGCGACCGAGTTTCAGGTGAGTCCGCTTCCCGCAGTTCTCAACTCGCTGTTGTTCGGCGTCGGCACGTTGCTGTTGGCGCTTCCCATGGGTGTCGTGATGGCGGTGTTGACGACGCGGCGCTACCGCGGTCGGAAACTGGTCGATGCGCTCTCTATGGCCCCGCTCGCGGTGAGCGGCATCGTCGTCGGTCTCGGACTCCTTCGGGGACTCGTGTTCGGCGTCGAGGCGTTCGGCTACCGGTTCACCGTCGCGGGTGCCGTCGCCATCGTCGCGGCGCACTCGGTGAGCGCGTATCCGTTCGTCACCCGCAACGTCGCGCCGCTTCTCGGGAACTTGGACCCGCGGCTGGTCGAGTCCGCGCGGAGCCTCGGCGCGTCGCGGACGCGGGCGCTGTGGGACGTCGAACTGCCGCTGGTGGCCGCGGGCGTCGTCGCCGGGGCGGCGTTCGCCTTCGCCATCAGCGTCGGCGAGTTCGACGCGACGGTGATTTTGGCCACCGGGTCGAACAGCTATACGATGCCGGTCGCCGTCGAACGCTACCTCGGCCGTCGCCTCGGTCCAGCGACGGCGATGGGCTGTATTCTCTTGTTCGTCACGAGCCTCAGTTTTGTCGTCATCGAACGCTTCGGCGGGAGGTCCCGCGGTGTCTGA
- a CDS encoding transcription antitermination protein, with protein sequence MNGYELIEALRDDHETALSRLGSSKALYALTGGEMDAPAIRAAARDEAETAARLFEEWAEIEDDSDAADLFSAVADAETDHRDAVESEDTNPDTDRRMYEVLDGFENTEERAGGLLARSIVASRLAGQMVGFFVGSADTSSADAFRSIRDDYDDQLDRAAELLDSVCDDDADWERAHAAADTVVDAAYDQYVETLESMGVKPKNVC encoded by the coding sequence ATGAACGGGTACGAACTCATCGAGGCGCTGCGCGACGACCACGAGACCGCCCTCTCCCGACTCGGCTCTTCGAAGGCGCTGTACGCGCTCACCGGCGGGGAGATGGACGCCCCGGCGATCCGCGCCGCCGCCCGCGACGAAGCGGAGACGGCCGCCCGCCTCTTCGAGGAGTGGGCCGAGATCGAAGACGACAGTGACGCAGCCGACCTGTTCTCGGCCGTCGCCGACGCGGAGACCGACCATCGCGACGCCGTCGAGAGTGAGGACACCAACCCCGACACCGACCGTCGGATGTACGAGGTGCTCGACGGCTTCGAAAATACGGAAGAACGGGCCGGCGGCCTCCTCGCGCGTTCGATAGTCGCTAGCCGCCTCGCCGGACAGATGGTCGGCTTCTTCGTCGGCAGCGCCGACACCTCCTCGGCGGACGCGTTTCGGAGCATCCGCGACGACTACGACGACCAACTGGACCGCGCCGCAGAGCTGCTCGATTCGGTCTGCGACGACGACGCGGACTGGGAACGCGCCCACGCCGCCGCCGACACCGTCGTCGACGCCGCGTACGACCAGTACGTCGAGACGCTCGAATCGATGGGCGTCAAGCCGAAAAACGTCTGCTGA
- a CDS encoding stage II sporulation protein M — MRISTALRTGFRLPDRHPVAVLPFYLLATSVGVIARVPMFVGIAVAVAALSSNGRLDAFVDSVQQVDFAAVDPAEPTTATGLADALAVLVTPVTAAVLAVSVLVAVVLGLLATGVVRAGTLSAVLAAIDGGDPTVGGIGGARRFWRSFVGFLLLRTALFGGLFLVTALVALALSLLGVAGIVLGVLVALVGVVLALVVGLLLAFTEQSLVVDGEGLVDALRASVRFPFRRPVDFLFYVLVAGAAFVGNGIVIGTAGALGVTQAGTLLSILLISPVLDGFKTSLYAERGLSERESGYGIEGEPTPRRRRLVSGTRDGVGALGRFVVEHPGWNLVSTFVLAGSVLAGYVATSGYGIRIGAPGDVAGVFGVFPVDTFVNIAANNWLVAAGSAYGGLALGVPAAVSLAFNGLLVGALAGIFELTPFLALVAPHGVIELPGLIVAGALGLHLGRVGWSAYRGRRDAASLAGELRRAFRILVGLAVVFVVASFIEAFLTPRIAAAVLGG, encoded by the coding sequence GTGCGCATCTCCACAGCCCTCCGCACCGGATTCCGACTCCCAGATCGCCATCCGGTCGCCGTCCTCCCATTTTACCTCCTCGCGACGAGCGTCGGCGTCATCGCTCGCGTCCCGATGTTCGTCGGTATCGCCGTCGCAGTCGCCGCCCTCTCCTCGAACGGACGACTCGACGCGTTTGTCGACAGCGTCCAGCAGGTCGACTTCGCCGCTGTCGACCCCGCTGAACCGACGACTGCGACCGGACTGGCGGACGCGCTCGCGGTGCTCGTGACGCCGGTGACGGCCGCGGTGCTCGCAGTGTCGGTGTTGGTGGCGGTCGTTCTCGGTCTGTTGGCGACCGGCGTCGTCCGGGCCGGAACGCTCTCGGCGGTGCTGGCCGCAATAGACGGGGGCGACCCGACCGTCGGCGGGATCGGCGGCGCGAGGCGGTTCTGGCGCTCGTTCGTCGGCTTTCTGCTCCTGCGAACCGCGCTGTTCGGCGGCTTGTTTCTCGTGACGGCGCTGGTCGCACTCGCGCTGTCGTTGCTCGGCGTCGCGGGAATCGTGCTGGGGGTTCTCGTCGCGCTGGTCGGGGTGGTGCTCGCGCTCGTCGTGGGGTTGCTGTTGGCGTTCACCGAGCAGTCGCTCGTCGTCGACGGCGAGGGACTGGTCGACGCGCTCCGTGCGAGCGTTCGGTTTCCGTTCCGGCGGCCCGTCGACTTCCTGTTCTACGTGCTCGTCGCGGGCGCAGCGTTCGTCGGCAACGGCATCGTCATCGGGACGGCCGGGGCACTCGGAGTCACGCAGGCCGGGACGCTGCTCTCGATTCTTCTCATTTCGCCGGTTCTCGACGGTTTCAAGACCTCGCTGTACGCCGAGCGCGGACTCTCCGAGCGCGAGAGCGGGTACGGAATCGAGGGCGAGCCGACCCCGCGACGACGCCGCCTTGTCTCGGGGACGCGCGACGGCGTGGGCGCGCTCGGCCGATTCGTCGTCGAACATCCGGGCTGGAATCTCGTCTCGACGTTCGTGCTGGCCGGGAGCGTCCTCGCGGGTTACGTCGCGACGTCCGGGTACGGGATTCGAATCGGCGCCCCGGGCGACGTGGCGGGCGTCTTCGGCGTCTTCCCCGTCGACACGTTCGTCAACATTGCGGCGAACAACTGGCTCGTCGCCGCCGGCAGTGCCTACGGCGGCCTCGCGCTCGGGGTTCCGGCGGCAGTCAGTCTCGCGTTCAACGGGCTTCTCGTCGGTGCGCTCGCCGGAATATTCGAATTGACGCCGTTTCTGGCGCTCGTCGCACCGCACGGCGTCATCGAACTGCCGGGGTTGATCGTCGCGGGCGCGCTCGGACTGCATCTCGGTCGCGTCGGGTGGAGTGCGTACCGCGGGCGACGCGACGCGGCGTCGCTCGCCGGAGAGCTGCGGCGCGCGTTCCGGATACTCGTCGGACTGGCCGTCGTCTTCGTCGTGGCGTCGTTCATCGAGGCGTTTCTCACGCCCCGAATCGCCGCCGCCGTCCTCGGCGGGTGA
- a CDS encoding AI-2E family transporter, translating into MTFERRYVLGALFVVSALLAAVILADVLATVFFAVTVAYLLSPLRRELTRRGLSAWTSSAVATAAAFLGVVAVAAPLVGVLVLRFDALRGLLGIVPDEVTLALFDFAYTVTLDQATAVTLSLLRSLAEEVVVAAPVLLIKLSVFALVVFSLLYRAGTTRDAVLALVPHAYRDVARALDQRARNTLFAIYVLQAATAVGTFLVSVVVFALLGYDFPIALATVAAVLQFVPVLGPSLLLLLLALYHLTLGQTVAALLVFVVGGFFVAFLPDVLIRPRLARRTADLPGSVYFVGFVGGLLSLGALGVIVGPLVVALVLESAKLLSSELELQFSDELH; encoded by the coding sequence GTGACTTTCGAGCGTCGGTACGTTCTCGGGGCGCTGTTCGTCGTCTCGGCGCTTTTGGCGGCGGTGATACTGGCCGACGTGTTGGCGACGGTGTTTTTCGCCGTGACGGTCGCGTATCTGCTCTCGCCGCTGCGTCGGGAACTGACGCGACGCGGGCTGTCGGCGTGGACGTCGAGCGCCGTCGCCACCGCGGCGGCGTTCCTCGGCGTCGTCGCCGTCGCAGCACCGCTCGTCGGCGTTCTCGTCCTTCGATTCGACGCGCTCCGCGGCTTGCTCGGCATCGTTCCCGACGAAGTGACGCTCGCCCTGTTCGACTTCGCCTACACGGTGACGCTCGACCAGGCGACGGCTGTCACGCTCTCGCTCCTGCGGTCGCTCGCGGAGGAGGTCGTCGTCGCGGCACCGGTGCTGCTCATCAAACTCTCGGTGTTCGCGCTCGTCGTCTTCTCGCTGCTCTATCGGGCGGGGACGACGCGGGATGCTGTGCTGGCGCTCGTCCCACACGCCTATCGGGACGTGGCGAGAGCGCTCGACCAGCGCGCGCGCAACACGCTGTTCGCCATCTACGTGTTGCAGGCCGCGACGGCCGTCGGGACGTTCCTCGTCAGCGTGGTCGTCTTCGCGCTTCTCGGCTACGACTTTCCGATCGCGCTCGCGACCGTCGCGGCCGTGCTGCAGTTCGTTCCGGTTCTCGGTCCGAGTCTCCTGCTGCTGCTTCTGGCGCTCTACCATCTCACGCTCGGACAGACCGTCGCCGCACTCCTCGTCTTCGTCGTCGGCGGGTTCTTCGTGGCGTTTCTGCCGGACGTGCTCATCCGACCGCGACTCGCCCGGCGAACGGCTGACCTCCCAGGGAGCGTCTACTTCGTCGGCTTCGTCGGCGGATTGCTGAGTCTCGGTGCCCTCGGGGTCATCGTCGGACCGCTCGTCGTCGCGCTCGTCCTGGAGAGCGCGAAGTTACTTTCGTCCGAACTCGAACTACAGTTTTCAGACGAGTTACATTGA
- a CDS encoding sulfurtransferase, with translation MADYAKDVLVSADWVEDHLDDFQSDDPDYRLVEVDVDTEAYDDSHAPGAIGFNWETQLQDQTTRDILTKEDFEDLLGSHGISEDSTIVLYGDNSNWFAAYTYWQFKYYGHEDVRLMNGGRDYWVDNDYPTTDEAPEFPEQEYDARGPFESIRAYRDDVEKAIDRGLPLVDVRSPEEFSGEILAPPGLQETAQRGGHVPGARNISWAATVNDDGTFKSADELRELYESEGVDDNQDVIAYCRIGERSSIAWFALHELLGYDNVTNYDGSWTEWGNLVGAPVETGSNDD, from the coding sequence ATGGCAGATTACGCAAAAGACGTGCTCGTTTCGGCGGACTGGGTGGAAGACCATCTCGACGACTTCCAGAGCGACGACCCCGACTACCGACTCGTGGAAGTCGACGTGGACACCGAGGCGTACGACGACAGTCACGCCCCCGGTGCGATCGGGTTCAACTGGGAGACGCAACTACAGGACCAGACGACCCGCGATATCCTGACCAAGGAGGACTTCGAGGACCTGCTCGGCTCTCACGGCATCAGCGAGGACTCCACAATCGTCCTCTACGGTGACAACTCCAACTGGTTCGCGGCGTACACCTACTGGCAGTTCAAGTACTACGGCCACGAGGACGTGCGCCTGATGAACGGCGGCCGCGACTACTGGGTCGACAACGACTACCCGACGACCGACGAGGCGCCGGAGTTCCCCGAGCAGGAGTACGACGCTCGCGGCCCCTTCGAGTCCATCCGCGCGTACCGCGACGACGTCGAGAAGGCCATCGACCGCGGTCTGCCGCTCGTCGACGTTCGCTCGCCCGAGGAGTTCAGCGGCGAGATTCTCGCCCCGCCGGGACTGCAGGAGACCGCCCAGCGCGGCGGTCACGTCCCGGGCGCACGTAACATCTCGTGGGCGGCCACGGTGAACGACGACGGCACGTTCAAGTCCGCCGACGAACTCCGCGAACTCTACGAGTCCGAGGGCGTCGACGACAACCAGGACGTCATCGCGTACTGCCGCATCGGCGAGCGCTCCTCGATCGCGTGGTTCGCGCTCCACGAACTGCTCGGCTACGACAACGTCACCAACTACGACGGCTCGTGGACCGAGTGGGGCAACCTCGTCGGCGCACCCGTCGAAACCGGCAGCAACGACGACTGA
- a CDS encoding sulfurtransferase produces the protein MYENAVVAASWVADRLDELRVVDVRDAWEFDGIGHVPGAVNVPFDEFRSSAGDEGMLPGEEVWAELLEAAGVDNGDHLVAYDDTHGVFAARFLVTAELYGHDTDRLHLLDGDYSAWSREYETTTTETTDPEPTTYEVRRPERTPLVDYETVLDSLDDSDVVVVDTREAWEYEEGHIPGAVQLDWREFVDDEARGLKPAEELESILTDHGVGDDQQVLLYCNTARRISHTYLVLRHLRYEDIAFYEGSLTEWEERGGPIESEDAE, from the coding sequence ATGTACGAAAACGCCGTCGTCGCCGCGTCGTGGGTCGCCGACCGACTGGACGAACTCCGCGTCGTCGACGTGCGCGACGCGTGGGAGTTCGACGGCATCGGTCACGTTCCCGGTGCGGTGAACGTGCCGTTCGACGAGTTTCGTAGCTCTGCGGGCGACGAAGGGATGTTACCCGGAGAGGAGGTGTGGGCGGAGTTGCTCGAAGCGGCCGGCGTCGACAACGGCGACCACCTCGTTGCCTACGACGACACCCACGGCGTCTTCGCCGCTCGGTTCCTCGTGACCGCCGAACTGTACGGACACGACACCGACCGTCTCCACCTGCTCGACGGCGACTACAGCGCCTGGAGTCGCGAGTACGAGACGACGACGACGGAGACTACGGACCCCGAACCGACGACCTACGAGGTCCGACGACCCGAGCGGACGCCGCTGGTCGATTACGAGACCGTCCTCGACAGCCTCGACGACTCGGACGTGGTCGTCGTCGACACGCGGGAGGCGTGGGAGTACGAGGAGGGTCACATTCCCGGTGCAGTGCAACTCGACTGGCGGGAGTTCGTCGACGACGAGGCGCGCGGACTGAAACCGGCCGAAGAACTCGAATCGATTCTGACCGACCACGGCGTCGGCGACGACCAGCAGGTGCTGCTGTACTGCAACACCGCCCGCCGTATCAGTCACACGTACCTCGTGCTCCGGCATCTCAGGTACGAGGACATCGCGTTCTACGAGGGAAGCCTCACCGAGTGGGAGGAACGCGGCGGACCCATCGAAAGCGAGGATGCGGAGTAA
- a CDS encoding thiamine ABC transporter substrate-binding protein, which translates to MNRRSFLKAAGASGVAAFVAGCSAEPVDDGADGPTANETGGQNGTEGETGTATGTPSGPETLRVATYSSFVDAPSSSPGQWIKERFESEFDATLEWQIPDNEINYFIERAAQGVDSDADAYVGLDTNMLIRVDENVDGQLFAPVESDAVEGRNAVQSGLEFDPQGRAIPYDTGYISLVYNENDATAPQTFDGLLRPEFEGDLLAQDPQSSATGQAFLLHTIKAKGEDGYLDYWEQLQQNGVRVLGTWEDSYAAYSNGESPMVVSYSTDQVYANEEGEDLSEHQIRFLNGEAYANPEGMARFADSQNTELANRFLSFMLRPKVQAEIAVRNVQFPAIADAPLPEEFAQYAKEPETPVTFTYEELKGNLSEWTDAWARQFASN; encoded by the coding sequence ATGAACCGACGGAGTTTCCTCAAAGCGGCGGGCGCGTCGGGCGTCGCGGCGTTCGTCGCGGGGTGTAGCGCCGAACCGGTCGACGACGGGGCCGACGGGCCGACGGCGAACGAAACGGGCGGACAGAACGGAACCGAAGGCGAGACGGGAACCGCGACGGGGACGCCGTCGGGTCCCGAAACGCTCCGCGTCGCGACGTACAGTTCCTTCGTCGACGCGCCGAGTTCGAGTCCCGGTCAGTGGATCAAAGAGCGGTTCGAGTCGGAGTTCGACGCCACGCTGGAGTGGCAGATTCCCGACAACGAAATCAACTACTTCATCGAACGCGCGGCCCAGGGCGTCGACAGCGACGCCGACGCCTACGTGGGACTCGACACGAACATGCTCATCCGCGTCGACGAGAACGTCGACGGACAGCTGTTCGCACCCGTCGAATCGGACGCCGTTGAGGGTCGAAACGCGGTGCAGTCCGGGTTGGAGTTCGACCCACAGGGCCGCGCGATTCCGTACGACACGGGCTACATCAGTCTCGTTTACAACGAGAACGATGCGACCGCACCGCAGACGTTCGACGGGCTGCTGCGACCGGAGTTCGAAGGGGACCTCCTCGCGCAGGACCCGCAGTCGAGCGCAACGGGGCAGGCGTTCCTGCTCCACACCATCAAGGCGAAAGGCGAGGACGGCTACCTCGACTACTGGGAGCAGTTGCAGCAGAACGGGGTTCGGGTGCTCGGCACGTGGGAGGACTCCTACGCCGCCTACTCGAACGGCGAGTCGCCGATGGTCGTCTCCTACTCGACGGACCAGGTGTACGCCAACGAGGAGGGCGAGGACCTCAGCGAACACCAGATCCGCTTCTTGAACGGCGAGGCGTACGCCAACCCCGAGGGGATGGCGCGCTTCGCCGACTCGCAGAACACGGAGCTCGCGAATCGTTTCCTCTCGTTCATGCTCCGGCCCAAAGTACAGGCCGAAATCGCCGTCAGAAACGTCCAGTTCCCGGCCATCGCCGACGCGCCGCTGCCGGAGGAGTTCGCGCAGTACGCCAAGGAGCCGGAGACGCCGGTCACTTTCACCTACGAGGAGCTCAAAGGGAACCTCAGTGAGTGGACCGACGCGTGGGCACGGCAGTTCGCCAGCAACTGA
- a CDS encoding GNAT family N-acetyltransferase, with translation MTASTEESHDRDDRDTSRSQAEPPVDGGSESLDAAESSGDTTVDDGIDSEPDREDASEDGAELDDLVMRPFETDDRDELLSLYETATGETPERFARRFVDNPFNPDETPILVAERDGELVGAHLSVAVRMCVGTDVVTARRTAGIIAHPEYGETDLADQLSSAAAERYVNSSTAFAFDFLDGDDEALANALAFGYRVVDNVPTYYRIRNPFAFTADRGAVGRALGRLGSVAARGYLAAKRRRIAVDRDLAVSRVDGVPAERLAALAERVDADDVRAVRAVRDAEFYDWRFDDSAESYRTYFAARDDETVAAVVVADPDENNRVELVDVLPAGPAVEKTGETAAIRTLLVAIAEQHADAEFLMAFGSAFPDETMRAAGFVRDDDYPLSLLTAPPTLVAYPYVDDDVSNADSWRCGGEMLTDGTVWTPTFAERSL, from the coding sequence ATGACCGCGTCGACCGAAGAGAGTCACGACCGAGACGACCGTGACACGTCTCGTTCGCAAGCGGAACCCCCCGTCGATGGCGGGAGCGAGTCACTCGACGCCGCCGAGTCCTCCGGAGATACCACCGTCGACGATGGAATCGATTCCGAACCGGACCGCGAGGACGCCTCCGAAGACGGAGCCGAACTCGACGACCTCGTCATGCGACCGTTCGAGACCGACGACAGAGACGAACTGCTCTCGCTGTACGAGACGGCGACGGGCGAGACCCCCGAGCGGTTCGCTCGGCGATTCGTCGACAACCCGTTCAACCCCGACGAGACGCCGATACTCGTCGCCGAACGCGACGGCGAGCTCGTCGGCGCGCACCTGTCGGTCGCCGTCCGGATGTGCGTCGGAACCGACGTGGTGACCGCCCGCCGCACCGCCGGTATCATCGCTCATCCCGAGTACGGAGAGACGGATCTCGCCGACCAACTCTCGTCGGCCGCCGCCGAACGATACGTCAACTCGTCGACCGCCTTCGCGTTCGACTTTCTCGACGGCGACGACGAGGCGCTCGCCAACGCGCTGGCGTTCGGCTATCGTGTCGTCGACAACGTGCCGACGTACTACCGAATCCGGAACCCGTTCGCGTTCACCGCCGACCGCGGCGCTGTTGGCCGCGCGCTCGGCCGACTCGGGAGCGTCGCCGCACGCGGTTACCTCGCCGCGAAGCGTCGCCGAATCGCCGTCGACCGCGACCTCGCAGTCTCCCGCGTCGACGGCGTTCCCGCCGAGCGACTCGCGGCCCTCGCGGAGCGCGTCGACGCCGACGACGTCCGCGCCGTCCGTGCTGTCCGCGATGCCGAGTTCTACGACTGGCGGTTCGACGACTCCGCCGAGTCGTACCGGACGTACTTCGCCGCCCGCGACGACGAAACGGTCGCCGCAGTCGTCGTCGCCGATCCGGACGAGAACAACCGCGTCGAACTCGTCGACGTGCTTCCTGCCGGACCCGCGGTTGAGAAAACCGGAGAAACCGCCGCGATTCGGACACTGCTCGTCGCTATCGCCGAGCAACACGCCGACGCAGAGTTCCTGATGGCGTTCGGGTCGGCGTTCCCCGACGAGACGATGCGGGCGGCCGGATTCGTCCGTGACGACGACTACCCCCTGTCGCTTCTGACCGCGCCGCCGACGCTCGTCGCGTACCCGTACGTCGACGACGACGTGAGCAATGCCGACTCCTGGCGCTGTGGCGGCGAGATGCTCACCGACGGCACCGTCTGGACTCCGACGTTCGCAGAGCGGTCGCTCTAG
- a CDS encoding DUF7553 family protein: MEREQLQRASDELREASELTDGALRERLVEQSEQLTDLANRERGPDHGRLDRHLNVLRDIAAQLDGEAKAHVESASEAITDYRSGVAGV; this comes from the coding sequence ATGGAACGCGAACAACTCCAGCGGGCGAGCGACGAACTTCGGGAGGCGAGCGAACTGACGGACGGCGCGCTCCGAGAGCGACTCGTAGAGCAGTCCGAGCAGTTGACCGACCTCGCGAATCGAGAGCGCGGACCCGACCACGGCCGACTCGACAGACACCTGAACGTACTGCGAGACATCGCAGCACAACTCGACGGCGAGGCGAAGGCGCACGTCGAAAGTGCGAGCGAGGCCATCACCGACTATCGGTCCGGCGTCGCGGGCGTCTGA